A window of the Radiobacillus deserti genome harbors these coding sequences:
- a CDS encoding DUF1462 family protein encodes MSGNQSILVSVYGANQICASCVNAPSSIDTYEWLQAAISRKYEKADVRYEYIDIFEPPKTDLHQEIREQVEEDELFYPVVLVNHKVVVDGIPQIKTIYQALEEVGITKA; translated from the coding sequence ATGAGTGGAAATCAATCTATTTTAGTAAGTGTGTACGGTGCAAACCAAATATGTGCCAGCTGTGTGAACGCTCCTAGTTCCATCGATACGTATGAATGGTTACAAGCGGCCATTTCTAGAAAATACGAGAAAGCGGACGTTCGATATGAATATATAGATATTTTTGAGCCACCAAAAACAGATTTGCATCAGGAGATTAGAGAACAAGTGGAAGAAGATGAGCTGTTTTATCCGGTTGTTCTAGTTAATCATAAGGTTGTTGTAGATGGAATTCCACAAATTAAAACGATTTATCAAGCGCTAGAAGAAGTTGGGATAACGAAAGCGTAA
- a CDS encoding NifU family protein produces MHEQVQEVLNKLRPFLLRDGGDVELVDVEDGIVRLRLMGACGNCPSSTITLKAGIERALMAEVPGVTEIEQVF; encoded by the coding sequence ATGCATGAACAAGTGCAAGAAGTCTTAAATAAGTTACGTCCATTCTTGCTACGTGACGGTGGCGACGTTGAATTAGTTGACGTAGAGGATGGAATTGTTCGTCTTCGTTTAATGGGTGCATGTGGAAATTGCCCAAGTTCAACCATTACATTAAAAGCTGGAATTGAACGAGCTCTTATGGCTGAAGTTCCAGGTGTGACCGAAATAGAACAAGTATTTTAA